The Caldisericum exile AZM16c01 region CACAACATCTGGATTTGTTTCTTTTACTACATCTTCAATATGGTTTTGAAAATCATGTTCTATAACGTTATACCCCTTTTTTCTCAAAGCATCCGAAACTGCCTTACCACTTTTAATTGAAATTTCTCTCTCTGTGGATTTTCCACCATATAGAACAAGAACCTTAGTACTCATTTTTTCCTCTCAAGCAAATTCAAATTTCTAAATTTTCCAACAAGTTTTATTTCAAGTTCAAGTATGAGGTCCTTATGCTTATAAACCCTTAACTGCGCCTCTCTTATAAGATTTACAACATCCTGAGCAGTGGCATTGCCAAGATTAACAATAAAATTTGCGTGCTTTTCCGAAATCAAAGCATCACCAAAACGTAGGCCTTTACATCCAGATTCCTCAAGCACTTTCCCTGCATATGTTGTAGGTGGATTTTTGAAAACACTGCCTGCACACGGAAGGTCATAAGGCTGCTTTTCTAATCTTCCTTTTATACTTTTTTCCTTTTCTTTTAAAATTTCATCAAAAGGTTTCCGCTCAAAATTAAGGACTGCGTTAAGGAGTATAAGTGGTTCTTCCTGTAAAATGGAATATCTGTAATCAAAATAGAAATCATCGTGCTTAAACCGGTAAATTTTGCCATTATAATCAATCACCTCGGCATATTCAATTCTTGTACTTATATAATGAGAATTTGTGCCAGCGTTCATCGCTATTGCACCACCCAAGGCACCAGGTATTCCAAAGGCAAATTCAAATCCACCAAGATTTTTTTTAGAGGCCTCTTCTATGAGTCTTTGTAGGTGTACCCCTGCTTCTGCCAAAGCAAGATTGTTATCAAATTCTAATCTTGAAAATCCTTCAGCCATTTTAATAACAAGTCCTTCTATGCCGTCGTCGGAAACAAGTATATTTGTTCCATTTCCAATAACAGTTATGGGTAATTTTTCTCTTCTTGCAAATTCAAGAAGTTTTTTCAAATCATCGACATCTAATGGAATTGCTAAAATTTCTGCGGGTCCTCCTATTTTAAATGAGGTATGTTTTGTCATTGGTTCATTAAAATAAACACGCCCTTTTATAAGTTCCTTAATATTTTCTTGTATTTTCATTTTTCTCCTCTTAATTTTAGCATTATTGTGTCAATTGCCAAATATACATCACCTGGCCCAAGAGTTATAACAATATCTCCTGGTTTTGCAATTCTTGAAACAAGATCTGCGGCAGTCTCAAACTTTGAAGCGAAAAATACGTTTTTATTAGGATTTAAAGTTTTAATCCAATCAAAAACTTTTTCATTTGTAATCCCCTCGATGGGATTTTCAAACGCAGAATATATAGGTAGTACAATAACAAAGTCAGCAAGATAAAAAGGCTTTGCAATGGTTTCTTTAAGAGAAAACACACGTGTGTATCTATGAGGTTGAAAGATAGCAATAATCGAAGATCTGGGGAAATGAGTTCTTAACGCATTTAGAGTTGCTTCAACTTCGGTCGGATGGTCAGCATGGTCATCAAAAATATGAATACCTTTAACATTTCCTTTATACTCAAGCCTTCGTTTAGGTAGAGAAAAACTCATTAAAGATGCCTCTATTTCATCAAATGAAATGTTTAGCATTCGTCCCACAAGTATAGATGCAAGCGCATTCGAAAGGTTCTGCACTCCAAAAACATTTAACTTAAGAAGAGGCGAATTCTTTTCTAAAACTTTTGCTCTAAACGATATTCCGTCCTTATCAAACGAATAATCGATTATGGTTGCATGTGCTTTCGTGTCCTTTATGCTATAATAAAAAGGCGTTTTTGAAAGACGCTCTGAAACTTCAAAAGAGGGCTTATCATCTTTATTTACTACAACCATTTCTGAGTGTTCCATAAACTCGAAGAATGCATTTTTTAGATTTTCAAAATCCCAATCATAAGCATTTAAATGATCTTTGTCTATATTTGTAACTACACCTATATGCGGTTTAAAAAGCAAAAATGTTTTATCGCTTTCATCAGACTCAATAACAAAATATTCTGCAGATGGTAAAAAACGGCCGTTTTGCTTATGGTCACCACCGATATAGGCATTTACAGGTATTCTTTTGCTCAAAATTTCTGAAATAAGTGATGTAGTTGTAGTTTTCCCATGGGTGCCAGCAACAACTATACTTTTGTAATCTTTTGCAATATTAGCAAGCGCCTCACCACGCCTTTCAATCGGAATACCAAGTTCCTTTGCTTTTAATAAATAGAAATCGTCTTTTCGTATTGCTGAAGAGAAAATAACCTTATCAATTGATTTATCTACCTCAAATTCCTTTGGGTTTACATCAACACCAATCCCTTTAAGGTAATGTGTTGTTTCGTTTTCTTTCATGTCAATTCCCAATACTTTATACCCAAGCGCCATATAAATTTCTGCAAGTCGCTTCATCCCAACTCCTGCTACTCCAAGTAAAAGCACTTTTTTCATTTATCTTCCTCTAATAATTCTACAATTCTTTTTTCAGCATCTCTTGGATAAAATTTTGCGCATTCCAAATTTATTATATGAAAATCGTTTTTAAAATCCACTATTTTTTTAACTAATATGTCTTTGGTCAGGTCTTCTTCTTTTATAACACTTACACATCCGTAATTTTCAAAATATTTTGCATTATAAAATTGATGATTATCCCTTGCGTAAGGGAAAGGCACAACAATTGAATAAACATTATTGAGAATCAATTCAGATAAAGTCATTGCACCACCTCTTGTTACTGCAACGGTAGAAACTGCATATGCATATCCCATTTCATCAAGATACGGATAAATTCGTAGATTTTTATGATTGCTTAAACTTTTAAATTCATCAAAAAATTTGACACCAGTTATGAAAATTATCTGAATCTCATTCTCAATGAGCTCTGGTATTGCTTCGGCTATTATTTTATTTAACTTGTATGCGCCACCACTCCCGCCAAATGCAAGAAGTGTAAACTTATCCTCAAATTTAAAGAATTCAAGTGCTGTTTTTTTATCTTGATTTATAACTTCTTTACGCACAGGGTTCCCAACGAAAACTCCTTTTGAACCAAAATGGTTTTTTATATCCTCAAAACCCAAAAAAACCAACCTTGCAAATCTTGAGAATATAAGATTTGTCCTACCAGGTATTGTATTTTGTTCATATAGATATACAGGCACACCTTTTAGTATACCTGCAAGTAAAATCGGAAGTGACACATATCCTCCCCCACCAAGGATTTTATCAGGCTTTGTCTTTCCCACAATTTTTAAAGCATCAAAAAAACCATTTATAGAAAAAATTGCAAACTTTACAAACTTTAGAATGTTAAGATCAAAAAGTGATGCTCTAACATATTGAACGGTAAAGCCGTATTTTTTTGCAACTCTTTCTTCGATACTTTCGCGTCTTCCAATAAATATAACTTCATGTCCGTGCTTTCTTAATTCTTCTCCTACGGGTATTAAAGGGTAAATATGCCCCCCTGTGCCACCGCCTGCAATAAGTATTTTCATAAGTTTTCCTCTGTTCTTGAAATGTTTATTAAAATTCCAATTGATATAAAGTTTGCAAGCATGTTATTACCACCAAAACTAACAAAGGGAAGTGGAACTCCTGTTGTTGGCATCAAACCTAAATTCACTGCAATGTTGATAATTGCAAAATATGCAATGCCAAGCGTAAGACCAAGCGCAAGAATTCTTGAAAAAGTCGATCTTGCATCATTTGCAATCTTAAAGCCCGTATAGATTAATAACAGGTATGCAAGCATAAGAAGAATCACAAAAACTGCACCAAATTCTTCACCAATTACAGGAAGTATAAAATCGGATATCGATACAGGTAAAACGGAAGGATATTTAAAAATACCTTTCATAAATCCCACGCCCGTTATCCCCCCTCTAGCAAAGGCTCTAAGGGACTGAAGTGTTTGAAGTGCTTCATCGCTTGCATGTGCATATGGATTTAAAAATGCAACAACTCGTCTGTGCCATTCACTATTTAAAGGTATCATTAGGATAACTCCAAGAAAACTTAAAACACCAAATCCGACAAACTCAATTAAAGGCATTCCAATAATTCCAAGCAAAGTAAATCCTGTCAAAAACACCTGTGCTGCACTTCCCATATCGGGTTCAAAAGCAATGAGTATCGCAATAATGCCGACAAGAGCAAATGCCAATGCATAAACTTTTGGAATATACTCTTCATTTATTTTGTCCCTAAATATACGTGCGATAAGCAATGAAACTACTATATATGCAAACTGAGATGGCTGAAAAGAAAAGTGTCCGAAGTGTACAAAACGTGAAACACTTCTATTAACAAGCAGATACAAAAGTAAAGAAAATAAAAAAATATAACCAATCTTTGAAAGGGAAGCAAGTTTACTATGATTGAAAAACGCAAAAAATAACAAAAGCAAAATTCCTAAAATAAATGAGATTACCTGCTTCACAATGAGATTCGGATAAACAATGCTTAAACTACCGCTTACAAGTATTCCAAATAAACTGAGCGAAAGTGAAACAAAGAGAAGCGAAATAGAATACGGATTTATTAATTTTTTCATAGTTCACTTACTATTTCCTTAAATTGCTCTCCCCTGTCTTCAAAGTCTCTGAACATATCAAAACTTGCACATGCAGGAGAAAGAAGCACTATATCGCCTGCTTTCGCAATATTTCGTGCAAAAGTTATCGCCTCTTTGAGACTTCCCACAATTGCAAAGTCATGAAAGTCTGCTTTTGTTGATGCCTCCTTCAATTGATGTGCAGTTTGCCCCAAAAGGATCAAAAATTTCACCTTATCTCTAAACATCTTCGCAAGTTGCGTAAAATCGTTATTTTTACTGCTACCGCCTGCAATGAGAATGACCTTTTGGTTGAAGGATTCAAGTGCTTTTATTGTCGAGTCAGGTGTGGTAGATTTTGAATCGTTTATGAAAATTACACCATTAACTTCTCGAACAAATTCAAGTCTATGCGGTAAACCTTTAAAGGTCCTAATTCCATCCCTTATAACTTCTACTGGCACCCCCATTACGATAGAACACAAAATACTTGCAAGAGTATTTTGAACATTGTGAAGTCCCAAAAGTGGTATCTCTTCTTTTTCAATAATTTCCTTAGGTTTACTAAATTTGTCCTCCCTAAAGTAAATCTTATTATCTTTCAAAAAAGCACCGCTTTCAATACTTTCCTTTAAAGAAAAGTAATAAACTTGTGGCTTAATTTCCTTAGAAAGATTTTTTACAACCTCATCATCATAATTAAGAATTGCAAAATCAGATTCTGTCTGATTAATGAAGATTCGTTTCTTTGCTTTAAGGTAATCTTCCATTGAAGTGTACCTGTCGAGATGGTCTTCAGTAAAATTGAGAAAAACAGATACCTCTGGATGGTATTGCTCAATTGTCTCAAGTTGGAAACAACTTGTTTCAAGAACTGCATATTCAGGGTTAGGATTTTCAAGTAGTAATTCTGAATATGGCGTCCCTAAATTACCACCAACAACTGTATTTTGATTAAATAATTTGAAAATATGTCCTGTAAGAGCGGTTGTCGTGCTCTTACCGTTTGTCCCTGTAATTGCAATAATTTTTGTGTTTGGCGAAAACATGTTTGCAAATTCAAGTTCACCGATAATTTTTATCCCTTTTGATTCAAGATCTTTTACAATAGGAGCACTCATTGGAATACCGGGAGAAAGTACTGCAAGATCAAAATTTGAAAATTTTTCAAAGGAGTGTTTTCCAATCTCGTAAGGAATGTTGTACTTTTTAAGAAGTGGCTCAAAAGACCTAACCTCACTATTTTCGGCCTTCTCCGTTAAAAATACTTCAAAGCCATGCAACTTTCCGAGGATGCTTGCAAATACTCCAGACCTTCTTGCACCAACAACAAGAATTTTCATTATATACCTCCGCTACAAACCTATAATTTTCAAAACAATTATTAGTATAACCATAAATGCCGTAATAATGCTAAATCTAAAATCAATCTTTGCTTCTGACCAACCTAAAATTTCAAAATGATGATGAATTGGGGTCATTTTAAAAACCCTCTTCCCATGAGTTGCTTTAAAATAAGCAATCTGTATGAAAATTGAAATCGCTTCAATTACTGGAATAATTGCGATAAAGGGAAGATATAACTCTGTCTTAAAAACTATCGATAAAGAGGCAATTGCACCACCGAGAGCTGATGCGCCTAAATCACCCATAAATATCGATGCCTTTGGACTGTTAAACCACAAAAACACAAGAATAGAAATAAGCAAAGACAAAGTAAAGAAAAGAAGAGGCAAATTTTTTGTGAGATACGAAAGCACTATAAAAGTTATAAGTATGATACTTCCAACACTTCCAAGTAGCCCATCAACTCCGTCTGTTAGGTTAAAGGCATTAACAGAACCAACCATGATCACAAAAAAAAGTATGAAGTAAAGGAACGGCCCGACGTTAAAATTTGATCCAAGAAACATTACATTAAAAGTCATGATATCTTTGAAAGTAGCAAAGAGAACAATAGTTGCAAGTGAGAAAAGAATGAGTTTACTTCTTATTGAGAGACCTTCAGAAGAAGATTTTCTCGATGTTAGAACATCATCAATAAGACCAATAAGTCCAAATAAAACTGTTGAAAAGAACACAAAAAAAAGTTGCCTCAAAACATGGTAAGGAATCTTTAAAGTAAAAATAAGAGGAAGTATAAAAATAGTCGAGATTAAAAATACGATACCACCACCACGAGGAGTTCCCTCTTTCTTTTTATGCGACTCAATTAACTCCTCTCGCACATGTTGGACAAGATTTTTTTCCTTAAGAAAATATATGAGAAACTTCTCAAAAAATAGCAAAATAAAAAATTCTACAAACAAATAGATAGGCAAAACAATTTCAGCTTTCATCTCCATACCTCTCTTTCAAAACTTGGACAAATTGTTCCATTTTCATACCACGGGAGCCCTTTACCAAAAAATATGTGCCTTCTTTAAAATTATAAGTCTTCAAAAATTGAGAAAGGAGATTGCTATCTTCAAAATGATATTTAATTGTTGCAGATCCTTTTTCGTTTATAAACTTTGAGAAATTTCCATAGGTAATAAGAGCGTAAGGATTAACTTTGGAAATACTTTCTCCAACTTTTTCATGGAGTGTTTTTGAATATTCGCCAAGTTCAAGCATATCTCCAAGGATTAAAACAACAGGGCCTTTTACTCCCTTTAACCTTTCGAGTGCAAGGTTCATTGAGATGGGATTTGAGTTATATGTATCGTCAATGATAGTCATGCTTCCCAGTTTTATTTTCTCTCCCCTTCCTTTGTATGGTTTGAATTCTCTCAGTGCTGAAACCACATAATCGGGATCAACTCCAACATAGACTGATGAAGCAAAAATTAATCCCACATTGTAGGCAAATCCATTATAGGGAACGGTAAATTCAAAAATCCTATCTTGAACATTAATTTTTAATTTCATTGAATCAAAACTTTCTTCAAGAATCGTAAGCCTAAAATCGTTTTCCTTATTAAACCCTACCTTAAATACACCTTTTAATCCGTTTGATGCAGAATACAAAAGTTCATCATCTCCATTTATAAAACACACACCGCCTAAATCTAAAACAAATCTTACGAGTTTAAATTTTTCGTTCAAGACACCTTTTCTATCTTTCAAATATTCAAGATGAGAATCTCCAACATTTGTTATAATGCCATAATGTGGCCTTACAATATCAAGTAAAATATTCATATCGTTTGGTTTTTGAACGCCCATCTCAACGACAACAAAGTCTTCAAGATTCGTAATTTCATTTGCAAAAAATAGAGGAAGAGAAACATCAGTATTAATATTTCCTTCAGTTTTGATCACATTAAAGCGTTTTGATAAAGCAAGATATAAACCCTCTTTTGTAGTTGTCTTTCCTGCACTTCCAGTTATTCCAAAAATTGCACTATTTACTTTTTTTCGTGCAAAATTCCCCAAATATTTCAAAAATTCGAAAGTTGAATTAACTTTAACAACACGCCCATCTACTTTCAAGTCATTCTCAACAACTGCAAAAATAGCACCTCTTTCAAGTGCATCGGATACAAAATTATGTCCGTCAGTTGTATTCCCCTTTAATGCAATGAAAATATCGCCTTTTACAACTTCACGAGAGTCAATTACGAATCTATTGTAGTCATGTGGTAAGGAAAAAGTTTTTTCATGATAAATATCTTTAAACAATTCTTGCAAGTCAATCTTCATGAAACACCTCTTTTACAATGTCTATATCCCTAAAGCGCAAAATTTCACCATTAGGCATATGCATTTTAGATTCAACCCCTCTTCCCAAGATTGCTATAACATCGTTTTCTTTCGCTTCATTCAGTGCATATTTTATCGCTTCAATTCTATCGGGTATAACCTTGTGCTTAATTGAAACAGAAGACGCAACATCCTTAATTATTGATTCAATATCGTGTCCACGTGGATCATCAGAAGTAACAACGCAAAAATCAGCAAACTTACTCACTGATGCTCCCATTGAAACTCTTTTTTCTTTTTCTGATGTTCCAACAGCACCAAAAACAACAATCAGTCGGTTGCCTATGTTCTTGATACTTTCAAGCACACTTTCAATCTCATCAGGATTGTGAGCATAGTCGATAACAACCTTTATTCCTTTAAATGTGTAAATTTCCATTCTTCCTGGAACTAAAGCATTTTTTGCAAAATCCTTTATGTCTGAAAAGTTAGCACCCTCTAACATTGCGCACGATAAAACTGCCAAAAAGTTATAGGCGTTGTATCTACCAAGAATAGGTAAATCTATAGCCCCAAGGGCAGTCCCTTTTTGATACACATCAAAATAAATTGAAGTCCCATGAGTTTTTAGGTTTTGAAAGGAATAGTCAAATATTTCATCACCACCATAAAAAATTGGGTCCTTTGATACCTCAATAAACCTATCTATATAAAGCGAATTTCCATTGAGTATAGGAGAAGTGAATCCATCAAAAAATGAAACTTTCGTTTTAATGTAATCTTCAAGCGATTTGTGGTATTCTATGTGATCTGTTCCCATAGTTCCAAGGATCTTTCTTTTAAAATTTATACCATATATTCTTTTGTCCTTAATTCCGTGGGAAGAAACCTCCATGAAAACGTACTTTACACCATCGTCCAACATTGTTTTTAGGTATCTGTGAAGATCGAAAGGAAATGGTGTTGTTGGAGGCTCAAGGTCAACCAAAGAGAAGTTGTCTTTAATGCCAATACCAATGGTACCGATAAATCCCGATGGCACCCCTAAGTAGTTGAAAAGCCTATAAAGAAGATAAGTTATAGTTGTTTTTCCCATTGTACCCGTAACGCCTATTAAAGTTAACCTGTCTGATGGATCTCCAAAAAAGAAGGAAGAAATTTTTGCAAATGCTTCTCTTGAGTTGTGAGTCTTAATAACAAGAATATCTTCGTTAATTTCTAAATCCTTTTCGATAATTACTCCAACTGCACCTCTTTTTACTGCATCAAATACAAAATCATGTCCGTCAAAATTTTCCCCCTTTAATGCAACAAACAAATCTCCATTCTCTATAACTCTTGAATCAGTTTTTATTCCAAAAAAAACTCTTTCCAGATTTCCGTAAATTTCAAAATCTTTAAATTTTTCTTTTAAAATTCGTCCATTCATTTTTCAATCCTTAGGTATTTTACAAGAAATGTCCCTATTTCAGAAAATAGCGGTGCAGATACAGTCGTAGAATATTGCGGGATAGAAGTTTCATTTATGGAAACTATAACGGAGACCCTTGGATCTGGATAGGGAATAGCACCAAAGAAACTGTATATTAGTTTAGTATGCGAATATCCCCCACCAGGGTTTGGCTTTTGAGCAGTACCAGTCTTGCCCATAACCTTGTAGCCTTCTATTTTTGCCTTTGGAGCACCAATTTCTACAACTTCTACCATTGCACTTTTAATAAGACCAAGATTTGTTTTACTTCCTATTGTTCTTCGAAGAATTGGCTCTGAAGAATAAACGACATTTCCATCTGGACTTTTAATCTCTTTAACGAGACGCGGTGTATAAAGTTTCCCGCCATTTACAATTGCATTTAGTGCCGACACCATCTGGATTTGCGTTACAGCGACACCCTGTCCAAAGCCCATATTTGCAACTTCTACATCTCCGATATTTTTAGGTGATGGAACAATTCCCCTTTCCTCGCCGTAAAGTTCAATTTGAGTTTTATCGCCAAAACCAAAAAGTTTAAAATATTTTAGAAGTGAATCCTTTTGAAGTCTTAGTGCAATTTGAGCAAATGCAACATCGCAAGAGTTAACAAGAATATCGGAAAGCCCATGTTCCTCTCCATGCTTTTTCCAACAAGAAATAACCGTATCCTTAACTTTTATTGAGCCACTACAGTAAAAGTTGTCATCTATCTTTAACTTTCCCTCTTCAAGTGCAGCAAGTGCAACAATTGGTTTCATTATTGAACCAGGCTCATAATTAAATGTTGTTGGAAGATTTTGCATAATTTTATTAAAGTTTGTTGGGTCAAACGAAGGATAGGTTACCATTGCAAGAACCTCGTTAGATTCTGGATCCGTTACTATCGCAAAACCATTTTTTGCATGAAATTCTTCAACATATTTTTTAACAAGTTCATAAACTTTTGCTTGAATATTAATATCGATAGTAAGTGTTATGTTATTTCCTTTGACGGGATTGAGCACATATGTTGGTGCACCTAACACATCGGGTTCTGCAAAATTATATGTTCTGAAAGATCTCCCATTTCTCCCCTTAAGATAATCGTCCAGAGATAATTCAAGTCCTGTAAGGCCTGTTCCTTCTGCACCAACAATTCCAATAAGAGGTGAAATTATTTCTCCATATGGATATACTCTTTTGTATGTCTTTGTAAAAACAACTCCATCTTTTAAATTAAGTGCATCAATCTTTTCTTTTGTATCTTTAGAAACCGATGTTGAAACAAGGACATATGATTTTGCGCTCAAAAGTTTATTAAGTTCTTCATTAGAAAACTTAAGGTCTCTTTTTAAAATGCTTCTTATTTTTGAGAGATTCGCACTATCGATAATATTTGGATTAATATCAAGTTCAAATGTTAGTTCGTTTGTTGCAAGTTTTACGCCGGATCTGTCAAGAATTTCGCCTCGCTCAGCCCTCAGGATATCATAACTTGGTACGACCTGAGGAGCAAATTCTGCAAGAAGTTTACCTCTATTAAAAACGCTTAAATCTATAACTCTGCCTATAAATGTAGCAAAGACAAACACGAAAAGTAAAAAAGTGACTAAAAGTCTTTTTTTAAAAATATCTTCGCTACTTTGCTCTGATTTCCACGACATAGAAATCTTTAACCTCAGTCATGTAAAGTTTTTTTCTTGCAATACTTTCAATGTATGCTGGATCTTGTAAATCAAGATATTGAGACTCAAGGTTTTGATTTTCGGTTTGAAGAATTTCGATTTTTACATCCAAATCTGCAATATTCTTTTTTATACGAACGGTCGAAAAGAATAATACACTATAAACTGCAATAAGAATTAAGAGGATAATTAATAAAGTTAATGTTTTTACTTTCATCCAACCTTCTCCGCAACTCTTAACTTTGCACTCCGAGCACGCCTGTTAGTTGCAATCTCTTCTTCTTTTGGTTTAATTACATGTTTATTAACCAACTTCAAGGTTGGATTATTCTTAAACGATTGCTTCACTAACCTATCTTCAAGTGAATGATATGTAATAATTGCAATGCGTCCCATAGATTCCAATACTGTTGGTGCATTTTCTAAAAAACCTTTTAGGTTATCCAATTCTCTATTTATGTAAATACGGAGTGCTTGAAATGTCCTTGTTGCAGGATGGATTCTGTAGTATCCTTTAGGATAAACGCTCTTTACAATCTCTGCAAGTTGGGTTGTTGTCTCAATTGGGTGTTTTTTTCTTTCTTCAGTGATACGTTTTGCGATTTTAGAAGCAAATGGATCTTCACCATAATATAGGATAATATCTCTAAGTTCACTTTCCTCAAAATTATTAATGATGTCGTATGCAGTGTATCTCGTGCATGGTCTACACATTCGCATATCAAGGGGGCCTTCCTTCATAAATGAAAAACCACGAGATTCATCTTCAAGTTGTAAACTTGATACTCCTAAATCTGCAAGAATATGGGTCACACTCTTTGCAAAAGGAAGAATAAGTGAATTAATTTCCTTAAAGTTTCCAGGAACTATAACAAAGTTATCTCTCACTTGAAGGAGTCTTTGTCGAGCTCTCTCAATAGTTTCATAGTCCATGTCAATTCCAATAAGAAGACCCTTAGGAATCCTTTTGAGAATCTCAACTGAATGCCCGCCTTCCCCAAGGGTTGCATCAACTACTATAGAGTTTTCTTTTAAATTCAACAGTTCAATTGTCTCATTTAATAATACTGGTATATGATGTATTTCCATCAATTGATATTATATTTGAATTTTACTTTTTTTGATTATTGCAAGATTCTTTCAGGATGAGTATAGATATTGAAACGGTTGCCCCTTAAAAATCCTACAAGAGTTATACCGAGAGAATCAGCACTTTTAATCGCAAGACTTGAAACTGCCGATTGTGATACAATTATTTTTGAATTAACTTTGGAAGCGATTTGAACAATGTTGTAATTAATTCTTCCTGATGTAAAAAGTATCGTTTCTTTATAAATTTCATTCTCAACTAAAAAACCTACAATTTTCAAAACGGCTGAGAGCCTTGATATGTCCTCAAAATAAGTAAGAAGACGCTCTACGGTTGCAACTGCTACAATATGAGTGCCCCCAGTTACTTGAAATGTATCTGAG contains the following coding sequences:
- the murB gene encoding UDP-N-acetylmuramate dehydrogenase, with the protein product MKIQENIKELIKGRVYFNEPMTKHTSFKIGGPAEILAIPLDVDDLKKLLEFARREKLPITVIGNGTNILVSDDGIEGLVIKMAEGFSRLEFDNNLALAEAGVHLQRLIEEASKKNLGGFEFAFGIPGALGGAIAMNAGTNSHYISTRIEYAEVIDYNGKIYRFKHDDFYFDYRYSILQEEPLILLNAVLNFERKPFDEILKEKEKSIKGRLEKQPYDLPCAGSVFKNPPTTYAGKVLEESGCKGLRFGDALISEKHANFIVNLGNATAQDVVNLIREAQLRVYKHKDLILELEIKLVGKFRNLNLLERKK
- the murC gene encoding UDP-N-acetylmuramate--L-alanine ligase; the protein is MKKVLLLGVAGVGMKRLAEIYMALGYKVLGIDMKENETTHYLKGIGVDVNPKEFEVDKSIDKVIFSSAIRKDDFYLLKAKELGIPIERRGEALANIAKDYKSIVVAGTHGKTTTTSLISEILSKRIPVNAYIGGDHKQNGRFLPSAEYFVIESDESDKTFLLFKPHIGVVTNIDKDHLNAYDWDFENLKNAFFEFMEHSEMVVVNKDDKPSFEVSERLSKTPFYYSIKDTKAHATIIDYSFDKDGISFRAKVLEKNSPLLKLNVFGVQNLSNALASILVGRMLNISFDEIEASLMSFSLPKRRLEYKGNVKGIHIFDDHADHPTEVEATLNALRTHFPRSSIIAIFQPHRYTRVFSLKETIAKPFYLADFVIVLPIYSAFENPIEGITNEKVFDWIKTLNPNKNVFFASKFETAADLVSRIAKPGDIVITLGPGDVYLAIDTIMLKLRGEK
- the murG gene encoding undecaprenyldiphospho-muramoylpentapeptide beta-N-acetylglucosaminyltransferase, with amino-acid sequence MKILIAGGGTGGHIYPLIPVGEELRKHGHEVIFIGRRESIEERVAKKYGFTVQYVRASLFDLNILKFVKFAIFSINGFFDALKIVGKTKPDKILGGGGYVSLPILLAGILKGVPVYLYEQNTIPGRTNLIFSRFARLVFLGFEDIKNHFGSKGVFVGNPVRKEVINQDKKTALEFFKFEDKFTLLAFGGSGGAYKLNKIIAEAIPELIENEIQIIFITGVKFFDEFKSLSNHKNLRIYPYLDEMGYAYAVSTVAVTRGGAMTLSELILNNVYSIVVPFPYARDNHQFYNAKYFENYGCVSVIKEEDLTKDILVKKIVDFKNDFHIINLECAKFYPRDAEKRIVELLEEDK
- a CDS encoding FtsW/RodA/SpoVE family cell cycle protein — its product is MKKLINPYSISLLFVSLSLSLFGILVSGSLSIVYPNLIVKQVISFILGILLLLFFAFFNHSKLASLSKIGYIFLFSLLLYLLVNRSVSRFVHFGHFSFQPSQFAYIVVSLLIARIFRDKINEEYIPKVYALAFALVGIIAILIAFEPDMGSAAQVFLTGFTLLGIIGMPLIEFVGFGVLSFLGVILMIPLNSEWHRRVVAFLNPYAHASDEALQTLQSLRAFARGGITGVGFMKGIFKYPSVLPVSISDFILPVIGEEFGAVFVILLMLAYLLLIYTGFKIANDARSTFSRILALGLTLGIAYFAIINIAVNLGLMPTTGVPLPFVSFGGNNMLANFISIGILINISRTEENL
- the murD gene encoding UDP-N-acetylmuramoyl-L-alanine--D-glutamate ligase is translated as MKILVVGARRSGVFASILGKLHGFEVFLTEKAENSEVRSFEPLLKKYNIPYEIGKHSFEKFSNFDLAVLSPGIPMSAPIVKDLESKGIKIIGELEFANMFSPNTKIIAITGTNGKSTTTALTGHIFKLFNQNTVVGGNLGTPYSELLLENPNPEYAVLETSCFQLETIEQYHPEVSVFLNFTEDHLDRYTSMEDYLKAKKRIFINQTESDFAILNYDDEVVKNLSKEIKPQVYYFSLKESIESGAFLKDNKIYFREDKFSKPKEIIEKEEIPLLGLHNVQNTLASILCSIVMGVPVEVIRDGIRTFKGLPHRLEFVREVNGVIFINDSKSTTPDSTIKALESFNQKVILIAGGSSKNNDFTQLAKMFRDKVKFLILLGQTAHQLKEASTKADFHDFAIVGSLKEAITFARNIAKAGDIVLLSPACASFDMFRDFEDRGEQFKEIVSEL
- the mraY gene encoding phospho-N-acetylmuramoyl-pentapeptide-transferase, whose protein sequence is MEMKAEIVLPIYLFVEFFILLFFEKFLIYFLKEKNLVQHVREELIESHKKKEGTPRGGGIVFLISTIFILPLIFTLKIPYHVLRQLFFVFFSTVLFGLIGLIDDVLTSRKSSSEGLSIRSKLILFSLATIVLFATFKDIMTFNVMFLGSNFNVGPFLYFILFFVIMVGSVNAFNLTDGVDGLLGSVGSIILITFIVLSYLTKNLPLLFFTLSLLISILVFLWFNSPKASIFMGDLGASALGGAIASLSIVFKTELYLPFIAIIPVIEAISIFIQIAYFKATHGKRVFKMTPIHHHFEILGWSEAKIDFRFSIITAFMVILIIVLKIIGL